The following are from one region of the Epinephelus fuscoguttatus linkage group LG11, E.fuscoguttatus.final_Chr_v1 genome:
- the sox7 gene encoding transcription factor SOX-7, protein MAALISAYSSWPESFECPPGDGDVPDGHGPHRTPVDKAPEPRIRRPMNAFMVWAKDERKRLAVQNPDLHNAELSKMLGKSWKALTPPDKRPYVEEAERLRVQHMQDYPNYKYRPRRKKQLKRICKRVDPGFLLSGLAPDQNALPEQRALCHPHDKDEGSPNGIRSGFSSPSPALPSVRSFRDPAGSNSSFDTYPYGLPTPPEMSPLDAMDHEHVPPSYYSTSGNSSSVSCSSSCPDEHHQNQTHMGSPPPYHTDYAQTQIHCGGAHIGHISHMSQTGGGLIPGPPLSYYSTSSFPQIHHGLHQGHLGQLSPPPETQGHLETLDQLSQAELLGEVDRNEFDQYLNSNGTGFHPEQGSSMTVTGHIQVASAATASATACPSSTTETSLISVLADATAAYYNNYGIS, encoded by the exons ATGGCAGCCCTCATCAGCGCGTACTCGTCGTGGCCGGAGTCCTTCGAGTGTCCTCCAGGAGATGGGGACGTGCCCGACGGACACGGCCCGCACAGGACCCCCGTGGACAAGGCGCCGGAGCCGCGGATCAGGCGACCCATGAACGCGTTCATGGTGTGGGCCAAAGACGAGCGCAAGCGGCTGGCGGTCCAGAATCCAGACCTGCACAATGCCGAGCTCAGCAAGATGTTGG GCAAATCCTGGAAGGCCCTGACTCCCCCTGATAAGAGGCCCTATGTAGAGGAAGCAGAGAGGCTCCGGGTGCAGCACATGCAGGACTACCCCAACTATAAGTATCGGCCTCGCCGGAAGAAACAGCTGAAGCGCATCTGCAAGCGGGTGGACCCCGGCTTCCTCCTGAGCGGGCTGGCGCCTGATCAGAACGCCCTGCCCGAGCAGCGAGCCCTGTGCCACCCCCACGACAAAGACGAGGGCAGCCCCAATGGCATCAGGAGCGGCTTCTCCAGCCCCAGCCCCGCTCTGCCCAGCGTCCGAAGCTTCAGAGACCCAGCCGGCTCCAACAGCAGCTTCGACACCTACCCCTACGGCCTGCCCACTCCCCCCGAGATGTCCCCCTTAGATGCCATGGACCACGAGCATGTACCCCCTTCTTATTATTCCACGTCTGGTAACAGCTCCTCCGTGtcctgctcttcctcctgcCCAGATGAGCACCACCAGAATCAGACACACATGGGCAGTCCGCCCCCTTACCACACTGACTATGCTCAGACCCAAATCCACTGTGGGGGCGCCCACATAGGTCACATCTCTCACATGTCCCAAACTGGTGGTGGACTGATACCCGGCCCTCCGCTGTCCTACTACAGTACCTCATCTTTCCCCCAGATTCACCACGGGCTCCACCAGGGCCACCTGGGTCAGCTGTCCCCGCCACCAGAGACACAGGGTCACCTGGAGACTCTAGACCAGCTGAGCCAGGCAGAGCTTCTGGGTGAGGTGGACCGCAATGAGTTTGACCAGTACCTGAACTCCAATGGGACCGGGTTCCACCCCGAGCAGGGCAGCAGCATGACAGTTACGGGACACATCCAGGTGGCGTCCGCCGCCACCGCCTCTGCCACTGCGTGTCCCAGTAGCACCACAGAAACCAGCCTCATTTCGGTGCTCGCGGACGCCACGGCGGCCTACTACAACAACTACGGTATCTCGTAA